DNA sequence from the Streptomyces tsukubensis genome:
ACATCAACAACGACGGCACCCGGCTCAGCCGCAGCCATGTGGAGCCCGGTGCCACCCGCACGTACACCTGGCGCACCCATGCCCCGGGCCGCCGCGCCGACGGCACCTGGCGCGAGGGCAGCGCCGGCTACTGGCACTACCACGACCACGTCGTCGGTACGGACCACGGCACCGGCGGCATCCGCAAGGGGCTCTACGGGCCCGTCGTCGTCCGGCGCAAGGGCGACATCCTGCCCGACAAGCAGTTCACCGTGGTCTTCAACGATATGACCATCAACAACAAGCCGGGCCACACCGGCCCGGACTTCCGGGCGACCGTGGGCGACCGGGTGGAGATCGTCATGATCACCCACGGCGAGTACTACCACACGTTCCATATCCACGGTCATCGCTGGGCGGACAACCGCACCGGCCTGCTGACCGGGGCGAACGACCCCAGCCGGATCGTCGACAACAAGATCACCGGCCCCGCGGACTCCTTCGGCCTCCAGATCATCGCGGGGGAGGGAGTGGGCGCGGGCGCCTGGATGTACCACTGCCATGTCCAGAGCCACTCGGACATGGGCATGGCGGGCCTGCTGCTCATCGCCAAACCCGACGGCACGATCCCCGGCTACGACCCACCGCACCACTGATCCTCCCGCCCGCCGGTGTGCTCCGGAGGCGGGCGGCACCGGATGCGGGGGCCCGGGAGCGGCGGGAGACTGGGGACGTGGGGGACCGTCCGACGCGCGGAAGGCGGAGCACCATGCTCAGCACGGATTACGTCCCCGGTTCACCCGTGTGGCTGGACCTCGGCACCCCCGATATCGACGCCGCCGCCCGGTTCTACGGCACCGTCTTCGGCTGGGCCTTCCAGCCGGGCGGACCGGAGGTCGGCGGTTACGGGCTCTTCCAGTCCGGCGGGAAGACCGTCGCCGGAGGCATGACCATCGCGCCCGAACAGGGCCCCACCGCCTGGAACATCTACTTCCAGACCCCCGACGCCAATGCCACGGCCGCCGTGGTCCGCGACGGCGGCGGCACCGTGCTCGCGGAGCCGATGGACGTGATGGAGCTGGGCCGGATGGCGCTCTTCACCGATCCGCAGGACGCCCCCTTCGCCGTCTGGCAGCCCGGCACCAACAAGGGACTGGACACGGTCAACGCCCCCAACACCCTGTTCTGGGTGGAGCTGAACACCTCGGACGTGCCCGGCGCGCTCGGCTTCTACTCGGAGGTCTTCGGCTGGGGAACCACGTCGATGCCGATGCCCGGCGGCGACGGCGCCGCGTACACGATGATCCATCCCGCCCGGAAGACGCCCGACGACATGTTCGGCGGGATCGCCCCGCTCGGCGACGAAGGGGTCCTGGACCGGCCGTGCTGGCAGCCGTACTTCTTCACCGAGGACTGCGATGCCACCGCGGCCAAGGCGACCGAAGCGGGCGGTACGGTACGGCTGGCGCCCGCCGATATGGAGGGCATCGGGCGCTTCGCCAATATCGCCGACCCGGCGGGCGCACAGTTCTTCGTGATGACGCCGTCGCCCCGGGAGTGACCGCCCTCCCCGGGCCGACCCCTCCGACCAGGCACTTTGCCGCCGGTGGCGCCTGTTGATGCGTCGTTGATCAGGCGTTTATCGCGATACGCGACGGTGGTCGGCATGCAGAACACCACCATCGCCGTCGTCGAGGACCTCTCCTGGCAGGAGACGGCCCTCTGCGCCCAGACCGGCCCCGAGTTCTTCTTCCCGGCCCCCGGCTCCTCGACCCGTGAGGCCAAGCAGCTCTGCCGCGCGTGCCCCGGGCGGGTCGCCTGTCTGGAGTACGCGCTGGAGCACGACGAGAAGTTCGGGGTCTGGGGCGGGCTCTCCGAGCAGGAGCGGCACCGGCTGAAGTCGGGGCGGGCGGCCTGATCCGCAAGAAACTCCCTCGCCGCCCGCCCCGGGTGTCCGGCGGGGCGGGTCAGCCGGCGGCGCGGGCCGCCAGCCGGGCGCGGCGCGCGGCGAGCTTCTCGTCGAACTTCGTCGCCTCCGCGTTCAGCCCGCCCATGTAGAGACCCAGCTCCTCCTGGGCCTTCAGCCCGTCCGGACCCAGGTCGCCGATCTCCAGCACCCTCAGGAAGCGCAGCACCGGCGCCAGTACGTCGTCGTGGTGGATCCGCAGGTTGTAGATCCCGCCGATCGCCATCTGGGCGGCGGCCCGCTCGAAGCCGGGGATGCCGTGGCCGGGCATCCGGAAGTCGACCACCACGTCGCGTACGGCCTGCATGGTCAGGTCCGGCGCCAGCTCGAACGCCGCGCTGAGCAGATTCCGGTAGAAGACCATGTGGAGGTTCTCGTCGGTGGCGATCCGGGCGAGCATCCGGTCGCAGACGGGGTCGCCCGACTGATGGCCGGTATTGCGGTGGGAGACCCGGGTGGCCAGCTCCTGGAAGGCGACGTACGCCACGGAGTGCAGCATCGAGTGGCGGTTGTCGGACTCGAAGCCCTCCGACATATGCGACATCCGGAAGGCTTCCAGCTTGTCCGGGTCGACGGCGCGGGACGTGAGCAGGTAGTCGCGCATCACGATGCCGTGCCGGCCCTCCTCCGCGGTCCAGCGGTGCACCCAGGTGCCCCAGGCGCCGTCGCGGCCGAAGAGGCTGGCGATCTCATGGTGGTAGCTGGGGAGGTTGTCCTCGGTGAGCAGGTTCACCACCAGCGCGATCCGGCCTATGTCGGTGACCTTCGACTGCTCGGGCTCCCAGGCCACACCGTCCTCGAAGAGGCCCGGGAAGTTGCGGCCGTCGCCGAACGGCACATACTCGTGGGGCATCCAGTCCTTGGCGGCCTTCAGATGGCGGTTCAGCTCCTTCTCGACCACCTCTTCGAGCGCGAACAGCAGCCGGGCGTCGGTCCACGCTTCCGAACTGCCGAGGTGGGGAGAGGTGATGGTCACGGGTGCTCCAGGGGACGGGAGAGAAGCCTGTGCGGGCAGACGATACCTACGGATTCGTAGGTTACGAGACCGTAGGTTAAGGGTGGGGTAAGCCTTCCACCAAGCCCGCTCCGGACCAAGCCGCTCACGTTCGGTGATATCCGCAGGTAAAAGGGGTTGTAACAGGGTTTCTCCGGGGGAACCGGAGAGCCATGTCACGTATCTCACGGGCGTGGCGGACCCTCCGGAAGGGCCGGGAGGCCCTCCGGACAGGCCCCGCCGCCACCCCGCCCGGGGGGCTGGCCGATCCCCGGATCCCGGCGGAGGAACTCGGCCGTGAACGACTTCGGATGGGCCAGCAGTTGGGCCGGGGTCCCCTCGAAGACCAGCTCCCCGCCGTGCTTCCCGCCGTCCGGCCCGAGGTCCACGACCCAGTCCGCCCGCTTGACCACATCGGTGTTGTGCTCCACGCAGATCACCGTGTTCCCGGCGTCGACCAGCCGGTCCAGCAGGGTGACGAGGGTGCCGACATCCGCCATGTGCAGTCCCGTCGTCGGCTCGTCCAGGACGTACACACTGCCCGTCCGGTGCAGTTGAGTGGCGAGTTTCAGCCGCTGCCGCTCGCCGCCGGAGAGCGTGCTCAGCGGCTGTCCCAGGGCGAGGTAGCCCAGCCCCACCTCGTCGAGCGCGGCGAGCCTGGGCAGCATCTGCGCCTCGCCCTCGAAGAACGCCGAGGCCTCCGCCGCCGTCATCCCGAGGACGTCGACGATCGACCGGCCGCGCACCCGGTGGGCCAGGACGTGGTTCTGGAACCGCCTGCCGCCGCACGTCCGGCATACGGTGGTCACCGGGTCCATGAACGCCAGATCGGTCTGGATGACGCCCCGGCCCGAACACTCCCGGCACGCGCCCGACGAGTTGAAGCTGAACAGGCCGGGATCCACCCCGTTCTCCCGGGCGAAGATCCTGCGGACGCTGTCCATGAGCCCCAGGTAGGACGCGGGTGTGGAGCGTACGGAAGCGGTGATCGCCCCCTGGTCGATCACGACGGCCTCGGGGTGGGCGGCGGTGAACACCTCCGACACCAGGGTCGACTTGCCCGAACCGGCGACGCCGGTGACGGCCGTCAGCACCCCGGCCGGGAACCCTACGTCGATGCCCTTGAGGTTGTGGCGGTCGGCCGCCGTCACCGCAAGCCGGCCCGTGGGCGTCCGGAACGTCTCCTTCAGGGGGGTGCGGCGGCGCAGACAACGCCCGGTGAGGGTGTCGGCCCGCCGCAGCCCATCGAACGGGCCTTCGTAGACCACCCGCCCGCCCTCGGTGCCCGCACCCGGGCCCATATCGACGATATGGTCCGCGATCGCCATCACATCGGGGTCGTGCTCCACCACCAGGACCGTGTTGCCGCGGTCGCGCAGCCGGACGAGCAGATCGTTGAGCCGGCCCACGTCACGGGGGTGCAGTCCCACGCTCGGTTCGTCGAAGACGAAGGTCAGCCCGGTGAGGGAGCTGCCGAGATGGCGCACCAT
Encoded proteins:
- a CDS encoding acyl-ACP desaturase, whose translation is MTITSPHLGSSEAWTDARLLFALEEVVEKELNRHLKAAKDWMPHEYVPFGDGRNFPGLFEDGVAWEPEQSKVTDIGRIALVVNLLTEDNLPSYHHEIASLFGRDGAWGTWVHRWTAEEGRHGIVMRDYLLTSRAVDPDKLEAFRMSHMSEGFESDNRHSMLHSVAYVAFQELATRVSHRNTGHQSGDPVCDRMLARIATDENLHMVFYRNLLSAAFELAPDLTMQAVRDVVVDFRMPGHGIPGFERAAAQMAIGGIYNLRIHHDDVLAPVLRFLRVLEIGDLGPDGLKAQEELGLYMGGLNAEATKFDEKLAARRARLAARAAG
- a CDS encoding WhiB family transcriptional regulator, producing the protein MQNTTIAVVEDLSWQETALCAQTGPEFFFPAPGSSTREAKQLCRACPGRVACLEYALEHDEKFGVWGGLSEQERHRLKSGRAA
- a CDS encoding ATP-binding cassette domain-containing protein, encoding MPEIRTPEFPAPETRTPASPGSGGGAIVITGARENNLRDVSLTLPKNKITVFTGVSGSGKSSVVFDTIAVESQRQLNETFSSFVRNRLPKYERPLADGMDELSVAIVVDQKPLGGNARSTVGTMTDIYSVLRVLFSRHSTPAAGPATAYSFNDPTGMCPVCDGLGRTVALDVERAVDWTKSLDEGALLLPGLSVGSWEWKLYAESGRFDTAKPLDAYTPEERELLLHGSGFSVRLELKTGSADMKFEGIVNRFTRLFLKRDTGTLSEKRREAADRFTVKRPCPECGGARLNAAARASRIDGLTITDWTRMEVADLIGVLRRIDDPVAAPVAAAAREKLERLVGIGLGYLSLDRETTTLSGGEGQRLKMVRHLGSSLTGLTFVFDEPSVGLHPRDVGRLNDLLVRLRDRGNTVLVVEHDPDVMAIADHIVDMGPGAGTEGGRVVYEGPFDGLRRADTLTGRCLRRRTPLKETFRTPTGRLAVTAADRHNLKGIDVGFPAGVLTAVTGVAGSGKSTLVSEVFTAAHPEAVVIDQGAITASVRSTPASYLGLMDSVRRIFARENGVDPGLFSFNSSGACRECSGRGVIQTDLAFMDPVTTVCRTCGGRRFQNHVLAHRVRGRSIVDVLGMTAAEASAFFEGEAQMLPRLAALDEVGLGYLALGQPLSTLSGGERQRLKLATQLHRTGSVYVLDEPTTGLHMADVGTLVTLLDRLVDAGNTVICVEHNTDVVKRADWVVDLGPDGGKHGGELVFEGTPAQLLAHPKSFTAEFLRRDPGIGQPPGRGGGGACPEGLPALPEGPPRP
- a CDS encoding multicopper oxidase domain-containing protein — translated: MDRRSFNRRVLAGSAAAAGVTAVPLATGGTPAQARPLAALPPRTAPAGGKVRHMKLYAEKLADGQLGYGLEKGKATIPGPMIELNEGDTLHIEFENLMDIPVSLHVHGVDYDINNDGTRLSRSHVEPGATRTYTWRTHAPGRRADGTWREGSAGYWHYHDHVVGTDHGTGGIRKGLYGPVVVRRKGDILPDKQFTVVFNDMTINNKPGHTGPDFRATVGDRVEIVMITHGEYYHTFHIHGHRWADNRTGLLTGANDPSRIVDNKITGPADSFGLQIIAGEGVGAGAWMYHCHVQSHSDMGMAGLLLIAKPDGTIPGYDPPHH
- a CDS encoding VOC family protein, producing the protein MLSTDYVPGSPVWLDLGTPDIDAAARFYGTVFGWAFQPGGPEVGGYGLFQSGGKTVAGGMTIAPEQGPTAWNIYFQTPDANATAAVVRDGGGTVLAEPMDVMELGRMALFTDPQDAPFAVWQPGTNKGLDTVNAPNTLFWVELNTSDVPGALGFYSEVFGWGTTSMPMPGGDGAAYTMIHPARKTPDDMFGGIAPLGDEGVLDRPCWQPYFFTEDCDATAAKATEAGGTVRLAPADMEGIGRFANIADPAGAQFFVMTPSPRE